The following are from one region of the Hydrogenophaga sp. BPS33 genome:
- a CDS encoding response regulator, which yields MAAAYSVALVGFSQSESSTFESFFRLASRRPPAYQVQDEVIGVQILIVNADNLQAVLLVRDAELPGRVLLVGSSDSGTGWPLHRKPVKLVALLAALDEIVGARRGSASPPRRVATPSMVAQADRSFQVSQLQGLDVSMQLASGHTHTPGPDYPPSLLPGAGADRSFSMTVPYGAEDAPALVPAVKRRSRSADTEFPLTRPMQREAPAAAAPAAAPVSAPPPPPARAKPAAQTGVVRMTDFGGLDDLPLPTPAPARATRAPRSRIASDKANVPEVARGDMLLVAESLVEGRILLKRFRRYGLNVDWSREAAQALVMLKAHPYRLVVVDRLKGDPDGYHVCRTAKQTKGPKGAPVVIMFAPTAGSMDRMKAGLAGSDAYLSRSVGEGELYKVLAHHRLVNLDAFAPTNVGF from the coding sequence ATGGCGGCAGCGTATTCGGTGGCACTGGTGGGTTTTTCGCAAAGCGAGTCGTCCACGTTCGAATCGTTCTTTCGTCTGGCCTCGCGCCGGCCGCCGGCCTACCAGGTGCAGGACGAGGTGATCGGCGTCCAGATCCTGATCGTCAACGCCGACAACCTGCAGGCCGTGCTGCTCGTGCGCGACGCCGAGTTGCCTGGCCGGGTGCTGCTGGTCGGCAGCTCCGACAGCGGCACGGGCTGGCCCCTGCACCGCAAGCCGGTCAAGCTGGTGGCGCTGCTGGCCGCGCTCGACGAGATCGTGGGCGCCAGGCGTGGGTCAGCGTCGCCGCCGCGTAGGGTGGCGACACCGTCGATGGTGGCGCAGGCCGATCGGTCGTTCCAGGTTTCCCAACTGCAAGGGCTGGACGTAAGCATGCAGCTGGCGAGCGGACACACGCACACGCCGGGACCGGACTACCCACCCTCGCTGCTGCCCGGCGCGGGCGCGGACCGCAGCTTCTCCATGACCGTGCCGTATGGCGCCGAGGACGCACCGGCCCTGGTACCCGCGGTGAAGCGCCGAAGCCGTTCGGCCGACACCGAATTCCCGCTCACGCGTCCGATGCAGCGGGAAGCACCCGCGGCCGCTGCGCCTGCTGCAGCGCCCGTGTCAGCGCCGCCACCGCCACCGGCACGGGCGAAACCCGCCGCGCAGACCGGCGTCGTGCGCATGACCGACTTCGGCGGCCTGGACGACCTGCCCCTGCCCACACCCGCGCCCGCGCGCGCCACGCGTGCGCCGCGTTCGCGCATCGCATCGGACAAGGCCAACGTCCCCGAGGTGGCGCGCGGCGACATGCTGCTGGTGGCCGAAAGCCTGGTGGAAGGCCGCATCCTGCTCAAGCGCTTCAGGCGCTATGGTCTGAACGTAGACTGGTCGCGCGAAGCGGCGCAGGCCCTGGTGATGCTCAAGGCGCATCCCTACCGCCTGGTGGTGGTCGACCGCCTCAAGGGCGACCCCGATGGCTACCACGTCTGCCGCACGGCCAAGCAAACCAAAGGCCCCAAGGGCGCGCCGGTGGTCATCATGTTCGCGCCCACCGCGGGCAGCATGGACCGCATGAAGGCCGGCCTGGCCGGTAGCGACGCCTACCTGTCGCGCTCGGTGGGCGAGGGCGAGCTGTACAAGGTGCTGGCCCACCACCGGCTCGTCAACCTCGACGCGTTCGCGCCCACGAACGTGGGGTTC
- a CDS encoding glutathione peroxidase — MSSIYDFEAQTIHGQTVPLRQYEGKPLLIVNTASACGFTPQFGGLEKLHQAYGERGLVVLGFPCNQFGSQDPGSNDEIASFCQLNYGVSFPMMAKIDVNGAQAHPLYQWLTAEAPGLLGSKAIKWNFTKFLVGKDGRVIKRYAPQDAPEKLASDIELALG, encoded by the coding sequence ATGAGCAGCATTTACGACTTCGAAGCCCAGACCATCCACGGCCAGACCGTGCCCTTGCGGCAATACGAGGGCAAGCCCCTGCTGATCGTGAACACCGCCAGTGCCTGCGGTTTCACGCCACAGTTCGGCGGCCTGGAGAAGCTGCACCAAGCGTATGGCGAGCGTGGCCTGGTCGTGCTGGGTTTCCCGTGCAACCAGTTCGGCAGCCAGGACCCGGGCAGCAACGACGAGATCGCCAGCTTCTGCCAACTGAACTACGGCGTGAGCTTTCCGATGATGGCCAAGATCGACGTGAACGGCGCGCAGGCGCACCCGCTCTACCAGTGGCTCACGGCCGAGGCCCCGGGCTTGCTGGGCAGCAAAGCGATCAAGTGGAACTTCACCAAGTTCCTGGTGGGCAAGGACGGTCGGGTGATCAAGCGCTATGCGCCGCAGGACGCGCCCGAGAAGCTGGCGTCGGATATCGAATTGGCTCTGGGCTGA